From a single Rutidosis leptorrhynchoides isolate AG116_Rl617_1_P2 chromosome 5, CSIRO_AGI_Rlap_v1, whole genome shotgun sequence genomic region:
- the LOC139846635 gene encoding uncharacterized protein isoform X3, with translation MNGIKYVDSRLRIKCSSIDNSCTTLCALGNAGLLNIGYNQFNETYLPVSVLKHYDLSIRAPSILIGKAQSCTSNRSNLIKLISSNSCGLSFSDSTAVCSEAVEGVATYIT, from the exons ATGAACGGT ATTAAATATGTAGATTCCAGGCTTCGAATCAAATGCAGTTCAATCGATAATTCGTGTACAACGCTATGTGCC TTGGGCAACGCTGGGTTACTTAATATCGGCTACAATCAATTTAACGAAACATATTTGCCGGTATCAGTTTTGAAGCACTACGATTTGTCAATTCGAG CACCATCAATTTTAATTGGAAAAGCACAAAGTTGTACCAGCAATCGTTCGAATTTAATTAAGTTAATTTCAAGTAACAGTTGCGGTCTATCTTTTTCGGATTCTACGGCTGTTTGTAGTG